Proteins encoded by one window of Lycium barbarum isolate Lr01 chromosome 11, ASM1917538v2, whole genome shotgun sequence:
- the LOC132616530 gene encoding uncharacterized protein LOC132616530 — MEKKEKNDGDQTKSNGCKSKDRGTENDSHGDGSRRTEGPIGAGGICRDHLGNLIMAFQQSLGTGSSNLAEAKAAMIGLKWCKEYGVPWLLQEVFNESRKVIDESNCIIQHCYREGNQVVDALAKASLIIPNQVSNSANDLPSYAKGP, encoded by the exons ATGGAAAAGAAG GAAAAGAACGATGGCGATCAGACAAAGTCGAATGGTTGTAAGTCGAAGGACAGAGGAACTGAAAATGATAGCCATGGAG ATGGCAGCAGGAGGACTGAGGGACCAATTGGGGCTGGTGGAATTTGTAGAGATCATCTAGGTAATTTGATCATGGCATTCCAGCAATCTCTGGGAACTGGTAGCAGCAATCTGGCCGAGGCAAAGGCAGCTATGATAGGTCTTAAGTGGTGCAAGGAGTACGGTGTACCTTGGTTATTACAAGAAGTTTTCAATGAAAGTCGGAAGGTAATCGATGAAAGTAATTGCATCATTCAACATTGTTATAGAGAAGGAAATCAAGTGGTGGACGCATTGGCAAAGGCAAGTTTGATAATACCAAACCAAGTTTCTAATTCGGCGAATGACTTGCCTAGCTATGCTAAAGGTCCTTAA